The following proteins are co-located in the Conyzicola lurida genome:
- a CDS encoding GDSL-type esterase/lipase family protein, which produces MLRAPIVPSPSDEPTIRPASEDPDLVLILGNGTAHGWGVTTYQLALPGQLSREMERVTGRECHVHYIGDESMDVSSTRQWLSDHDASVYDVVLVVVGVSDAVQLTSEQQWTEALDELLTDLRQRTKPAARFLLAGIQPLRSIVTLDSALGGVADRHATRLNLITRAIAASDSKTEFYPLPPAAFEQGQPFGSAGLYKSRAQEFAPAIAPLVAAVRADEGGSRTPRRL; this is translated from the coding sequence ATGCTCCGCGCCCCGATCGTCCCGTCCCCTAGCGACGAGCCGACGATTCGCCCGGCGTCGGAGGACCCCGACCTCGTCCTCATCCTCGGCAATGGAACCGCCCACGGATGGGGCGTCACCACGTACCAGCTGGCTCTGCCCGGCCAGCTCTCCCGTGAGATGGAGCGTGTGACAGGACGCGAGTGCCACGTGCACTACATCGGGGATGAGTCGATGGACGTCTCCTCCACGCGGCAGTGGTTATCCGACCACGATGCGAGCGTCTACGACGTGGTGCTCGTTGTCGTCGGAGTGAGCGACGCCGTGCAGCTCACGTCGGAACAGCAGTGGACAGAGGCACTCGATGAGCTCCTCACGGATCTCCGACAGCGGACGAAGCCCGCCGCGCGATTCCTGTTGGCGGGGATACAACCCCTGCGCTCTATCGTCACCCTCGACTCCGCGCTCGGTGGCGTCGCAGACCGCCACGCCACCCGGCTAAACCTGATCACCCGGGCGATCGCCGCGTCGGACAGCAAGACCGAGTTCTACCCGTTGCCGCCCGCGGCTTTCGAGCAGGGCCAGCCTTTCGGCTCCGCGGGCCTCTACAAGAGCCGAGCACAGGAATTCGCACCCGCGATCGCACCGCTCGTCGCCGCTGTCAGGGCTGACGAAGGAGGCTCCCGGACTCCGCGACGGCTCTGA
- a CDS encoding ABC transporter substrate-binding protein produces MKTKTRRTALALVGGAVSIGLLLTGCSPSSGGGGTQGPVSQDDIDEAMTTPTKLTFWTWVPDIENEVELFEEKYPAIDVTVENVGQGLPHYQKLRSAIEAGEGAPDVAQIEYQYIPSFVLNESLLDLTAFGGDDLAGDYVDWAWNQVSPDDEVWAIPQDVGPMGNLYREDILAQAGITTPPATWDEYATAAQTVKTATGSYISNLGATQAGQMIGFFWQAGAKPFGYDGGETVTIDVNSEEAKKVAAYWTDLIQKDLVSTDVDFQDEWYQGLASGKYAGWLTAAWGPIFLQGTAEDTSGLWRASSLPQWQAGDEISGNWGGSSDAVLESSENPIAAYELAKFINNDEESAMRLATEQFLFPPQVSVLEDPAFVDQESEFYGGQKVNQLFAEISDTVDTDFQWLPFMDYVYSTYEETMGTVIADKGDISAALDDWQDQLVTYAEDQGFTVE; encoded by the coding sequence ATGAAGACAAAGACACGGAGAACAGCACTGGCGCTGGTTGGCGGCGCCGTGTCCATCGGACTGCTCCTGACCGGTTGCTCGCCGAGCTCGGGCGGCGGCGGCACACAGGGCCCGGTCAGCCAAGACGACATCGACGAGGCGATGACGACGCCCACCAAACTCACCTTCTGGACCTGGGTGCCCGACATCGAGAACGAGGTCGAGCTCTTCGAGGAGAAGTATCCCGCCATCGACGTCACCGTCGAGAACGTGGGCCAGGGTCTTCCGCACTACCAGAAGCTGAGGAGCGCCATCGAGGCGGGCGAAGGGGCCCCGGATGTCGCACAGATCGAATACCAGTACATTCCGTCGTTCGTGCTGAACGAGTCCCTGCTCGACCTGACCGCGTTCGGCGGCGACGACCTCGCCGGCGACTACGTGGACTGGGCGTGGAACCAGGTGTCGCCCGACGACGAGGTCTGGGCGATCCCGCAGGACGTGGGCCCGATGGGCAACCTCTACCGCGAGGACATCCTCGCCCAGGCCGGGATCACGACCCCGCCCGCGACCTGGGACGAGTACGCCACCGCGGCGCAGACGGTGAAGACCGCGACCGGCTCGTACATCTCGAACCTCGGCGCGACCCAGGCCGGGCAGATGATCGGCTTCTTCTGGCAGGCCGGTGCCAAGCCGTTCGGCTACGACGGCGGCGAGACGGTCACCATCGACGTCAACAGCGAGGAGGCGAAGAAGGTGGCGGCGTACTGGACCGACCTGATCCAGAAGGACCTGGTCTCGACCGACGTCGACTTCCAGGACGAGTGGTACCAAGGCCTGGCGAGCGGCAAGTACGCGGGCTGGCTGACCGCCGCGTGGGGGCCGATCTTCCTGCAGGGCACGGCCGAGGACACGTCGGGTCTCTGGCGCGCGTCGAGCCTGCCGCAGTGGCAGGCGGGCGACGAGATCTCGGGCAACTGGGGCGGCTCGTCCGACGCGGTGCTCGAGTCGAGTGAGAACCCGATCGCGGCCTACGAGCTGGCGAAGTTCATCAACAACGACGAGGAGTCGGCCATGCGGCTGGCGACGGAGCAGTTCCTGTTCCCGCCGCAGGTCTCGGTGCTCGAAGACCCCGCGTTCGTCGACCAGGAGTCGGAGTTCTACGGCGGCCAGAAGGTGAACCAGCTGTTCGCCGAGATCTCGGACACCGTCGACACCGACTTCCAATGGCTCCCGTTCATGGACTACGTGTACTCCACGTACGAGGAGACCATGGGCACGGTGATCGCGGACAAGGGCGACATCTCCGCGGCGCTCGACGACTGGCA
- a CDS encoding DUF1801 domain-containing protein — MVETKSSEVFSPEEKKAMRARAKELKLAADKGNDAAANDEAVAKLPDDERELAERIRAMVVAAAPQLDPKTYYGFPAWARDGKVVCFFKPKSKFKVRYSTFEFDTAASLDDGAVWATAFAVHNEMTEDDLAMLAALVTKAAG; from the coding sequence ATGGTCGAAACGAAGAGCTCGGAAGTATTCAGCCCCGAAGAGAAGAAGGCGATGCGCGCCCGCGCGAAGGAGCTGAAGCTCGCCGCCGACAAGGGCAACGACGCGGCCGCGAACGACGAAGCGGTCGCCAAACTGCCCGACGACGAGCGCGAGCTGGCCGAGCGTATCCGCGCGATGGTCGTGGCCGCGGCCCCGCAGCTGGACCCGAAGACCTACTACGGATTCCCGGCCTGGGCGCGCGACGGCAAGGTCGTCTGCTTCTTCAAGCCGAAGTCGAAGTTCAAGGTGCGCTACTCGACGTTCGAGTTCGACACCGCCGCCTCCCTCGACGACGGCGCGGTGTGGGCGACGGCGTTCGCCGTGCACAACGAGATGACCGAGGACGACTTGGCGATGCTCGCCGCGCTGGTCACTAAAGCCGCCGGCTGA
- a CDS encoding MBL fold metallo-hydrolase, whose translation MLNKVADGVYVHESEFIQSNTTVVQGRHGVLVVDPGITDAELADLADDIRELGQPVVAGFSTHPDWDHVLWHPDLGEVPRYGTARGAAFINEVLTHPDWRSEVAEGLPPELADEIPTDLFGQITGLPVDATHLPWDDPAVRIIEHRGHAEGHAALLVEDRGVLVAGDMLSDILIPFLDLQTDDPVGDYLAALALFDEVADQVNVVVPGHGSVGHDVRARISQDRAYLEAVRAGLPTDDYRVGPSAPLYWLPEVHDWQVQRLSGA comes from the coding sequence ATGCTGAACAAGGTCGCCGATGGCGTCTACGTGCACGAGAGCGAGTTCATCCAGAGCAACACGACGGTCGTGCAAGGCCGGCACGGGGTGCTGGTCGTCGACCCCGGCATCACGGACGCCGAACTGGCCGACCTCGCCGACGACATCCGCGAACTCGGGCAGCCGGTGGTCGCCGGCTTCTCGACGCACCCCGACTGGGACCACGTGCTCTGGCACCCCGACCTCGGCGAGGTGCCCCGCTACGGCACGGCTCGCGGCGCTGCTTTCATCAACGAGGTCCTGACCCATCCCGACTGGCGGTCGGAGGTCGCCGAGGGGCTCCCGCCCGAGCTCGCCGACGAGATCCCGACCGATCTGTTCGGCCAGATCACCGGTCTCCCCGTCGACGCGACGCACCTCCCGTGGGACGACCCCGCCGTACGGATCATCGAACACCGAGGCCACGCCGAGGGGCACGCGGCACTGCTGGTCGAGGACCGCGGAGTTCTCGTCGCCGGCGACATGCTGTCCGACATCCTCATACCGTTTCTCGACCTGCAGACCGACGACCCGGTCGGGGACTATCTCGCCGCACTCGCCCTGTTCGACGAAGTCGCGGATCAGGTCAACGTCGTCGTCCCGGGACACGGCTCCGTCGGCCACGACGTGCGCGCCCGCATCAGCCAGGATCGCGCCTACCTGGAGGCCGTGCGCGCCGGCCTGCCCACCGACGACTACCGCGTCGGCCCGTCGGCGCCGCTCTACTGGCTGCCCGAGGTGCACGACTGGCAGGTACAGCGCCTCAGCGGTGCCTAG
- a CDS encoding LacI family DNA-binding transcriptional regulator, with product MSGTAESSEIARAPSSAPPKAATIYDVAKAAGVSHQTVSRFLKGYEGIRPQTRDRVELALDELGYRPNLTARSLKSGRSHRIGALTHEIAHVGPARIVEGASAAAREAGYVLDIVSLDTRDPSAIEKSLALITQHDLAGVLALGVTDGMTHAFEATAFRVPAYVAAESDNLADDPRAALSRLGLAAVVSHLAGLGHRHFVHIAGPTEWSAARNRIRAYENAIAANGVHSVGTLQGDWSAESGYRAVAGLAALPGATAVVCANDQMALGAMLALKESGLRIPDDISVVGIDDIPEAAYLDPPLTTVRNDFDAQGRAAMRQLLARIEHTELPRPVAPTPLLIVRRSSGPVPTSP from the coding sequence ATGAGCGGCACAGCAGAGTCATCCGAGATCGCCCGCGCGCCGTCGTCGGCTCCACCCAAGGCCGCGACAATCTACGACGTGGCGAAGGCGGCGGGCGTCTCGCACCAGACCGTGAGCCGGTTCCTCAAGGGCTACGAGGGCATCCGCCCGCAGACCCGGGACCGGGTCGAACTGGCCCTCGACGAACTCGGCTACCGCCCCAACCTCACGGCGCGCAGCCTCAAGTCGGGACGGTCGCACCGCATCGGCGCCCTGACCCACGAGATCGCCCACGTCGGACCCGCCCGCATCGTCGAGGGAGCGAGTGCCGCCGCCCGCGAGGCCGGCTACGTGCTCGACATCGTCTCGCTCGACACCCGCGACCCGAGCGCCATCGAGAAGTCGCTCGCGCTGATCACCCAGCATGATCTCGCCGGCGTGCTGGCGCTCGGTGTGACCGACGGCATGACGCACGCGTTCGAGGCCACCGCGTTCCGGGTGCCCGCCTACGTCGCCGCCGAATCCGACAACCTGGCCGACGATCCGCGGGCGGCCCTCTCCCGTCTGGGCCTCGCGGCAGTGGTGTCGCACCTCGCCGGACTCGGACACCGGCACTTCGTGCACATCGCGGGTCCCACGGAATGGTCCGCGGCCCGCAACCGCATCCGCGCGTACGAGAACGCCATCGCGGCGAACGGCGTCCACTCCGTCGGCACCCTGCAGGGCGACTGGTCGGCCGAGTCGGGGTACCGCGCCGTGGCCGGCCTCGCCGCGCTGCCCGGTGCCACGGCGGTGGTGTGCGCGAACGACCAGATGGCGCTCGGCGCCATGCTCGCCCTCAAAGAATCGGGCCTGCGCATCCCCGACGACATCAGCGTCGTCGGCATCGACGACATCCCCGAGGCGGCCTACCTCGATCCCCCGCTGACGACCGTGCGCAACGACTTCGACGCGCAGGGGCGCGCGGCGATGCGGCAGCTGCTGGCGCGCATCGAACACACGGAACTCCCCCGCCCCGTGGCGCCGACGCCGCTGCTGATCGTGCGGCGGTCGTCGGGGCCGGTGCCGACCAGCCCTTGA